One window of Enterobacter sp. RHBSTW-00175 genomic DNA carries:
- a CDS encoding PAAR domain-containing protein → MEKNAARQTADKAGHDGPITTGSPNVTTGGFPAARMGDSFICKEHGPGVISEGSKTVTINGMPAARYGDKVICGKEALPPTKGPKPPEYHYATLAKNTNEDGSVKVKNPEEFQMNVLLASSQLSDSDGDGNFDTANNKIVFEDFQLNHQMGDSGDNLNLGGTIGKAEMVAGTISNEKNSSSSINAKLTGVSGNVGISSGKEGTGDYAGVKAGGTIGTAEGKGEVSTTHDSDELSYGASFELGAEAAVAKGELSGIMESKYLKVKGSASGSAGSIGAGIGAGVWTDLDNIMLKFKLTGELAFALGLKGDVEVQLGPFRACQ, encoded by the coding sequence ATGGAGAAGAATGCAGCAAGGCAGACAGCAGACAAAGCTGGGCATGATGGTCCAATCACGACGGGAAGTCCTAATGTTACAACCGGTGGATTCCCGGCTGCAAGAATGGGAGATTCGTTTATTTGTAAGGAGCATGGGCCGGGAGTAATTAGTGAAGGTTCAAAAACAGTTACTATCAACGGAATGCCAGCAGCCAGGTATGGGGATAAGGTCATCTGTGGCAAAGAAGCATTACCACCAACAAAAGGCCCCAAACCACCGGAATATCATTACGCAACATTGGCCAAAAATACAAATGAAGACGGTTCAGTAAAGGTAAAAAATCCAGAAGAATTTCAGATGAATGTGTTGCTGGCCTCATCACAACTATCAGATTCAGATGGGGACGGGAATTTTGATACCGCAAATAATAAAATTGTGTTTGAGGATTTTCAATTAAACCACCAGATGGGTGACAGTGGTGATAATTTAAATCTAGGAGGCACTATTGGTAAGGCTGAAATGGTAGCGGGAACGATATCAAATGAGAAAAATAGTTCCAGTAGTATTAATGCGAAACTGACGGGAGTTTCAGGAAATGTAGGGATTAGTTCAGGGAAAGAAGGAACTGGTGATTATGCGGGAGTAAAAGCTGGAGGGACAATTGGAACAGCAGAAGGAAAGGGGGAAGTTAGCACAACCCATGATAGTGATGAATTAAGTTATGGGGCAAGTTTTGAATTGGGGGCGGAAGCTGCCGTTGCAAAAGGAGAACTTTCAGGGATCATGGAATCAAAATATTTAAAAGTAAAAGGTTCTGCTAGTGGCTCTGCTGGATCGATAGGTGCAGGAATAGGAGCGGGAGTATGGACAGATCTTGATAATATTATGCTAAAGTTTAAATTAACAGGTGAACTGGCGTTCGCACTAGGGTTAAAAGGTGATGTTGAGGTTCAACTTGGACCATTTAGAGCCTGTCAGTAA
- a CDS encoding IS256 family transposase, translated as MDEKKLKALAAELAKGLKTEADLNAFSRMLTKLTVETALNAELTDHLGHEKNAPKTGSNTRNGYSSKTLLCDDGEIELNTPRDRENTFEPQLIKKHQTRITQMDSQILSLYAKGMTTREIVATFKEMYDADVSPTLISKVTDAVKEQVTEWQNRQLDALYPIVYMDCIVVKVRQNGSVINKAVFLALGINTEGQKELLGMWLAENEGAKFWLSVLTELKNRGLQDILIACVDGLKGFPDAINSVYPQTHIQLCIIHMVRNSLKYVSWKDYKAVTSGLKVVYQAPTEEAALMALDAFAGVWDDKYPQISKSWRAHWENLNTLFSYPPDIRKAIYTTNAIESLNSVIRAAIKKRKVFPTDDSVRKVIYLAIKDASKKWSMPIQNWRLAMSRFIIEFGDRLSDHL; from the coding sequence ATGGACGAAAAGAAACTCAAAGCACTGGCAGCTGAACTGGCTAAGGGCCTTAAAACCGAAGCCGATCTCAATGCTTTTTCCCGCATGTTGACGAAGCTTACCGTCGAAACGGCGCTCAATGCGGAACTGACTGACCACCTCGGGCATGAGAAAAATGCGCCCAAAACAGGCTCAAACACCCGCAATGGCTACTCGTCAAAAACGCTGCTATGCGATGATGGCGAGATCGAACTGAACACGCCGCGTGACCGTGAAAATACCTTCGAACCCCAGCTGATTAAGAAGCACCAGACGCGTATTACGCAGATGGACAGCCAGATTTTGTCCCTGTACGCCAAAGGCATGACCACCCGCGAAATCGTTGCCACCTTCAAAGAGATGTACGACGCCGATGTGTCACCCACGCTGATATCTAAGGTCACCGACGCCGTAAAAGAGCAGGTCACTGAGTGGCAAAACCGGCAGCTGGATGCGCTGTATCCCATTGTTTATATGGACTGCATTGTTGTCAAAGTCCGTCAGAATGGCAGCGTAATCAACAAAGCTGTGTTCCTGGCACTGGGCATCAACACCGAAGGCCAGAAAGAGCTGCTGGGGATGTGGCTGGCCGAAAATGAAGGTGCAAAGTTCTGGCTGAGCGTGCTGACGGAGCTGAAAAACCGGGGCCTTCAGGACATCCTGATTGCTTGCGTGGACGGTCTGAAGGGCTTCCCGGATGCGATAAACAGCGTTTACCCGCAGACTCACATCCAGCTGTGCATCATCCACATGGTGCGTAACAGCCTGAAATACGTATCCTGGAAGGACTACAAAGCCGTCACCAGCGGGCTAAAAGTAGTTTATCAGGCTCCGACCGAAGAGGCGGCGCTGATGGCGCTGGATGCGTTCGCGGGAGTCTGGGACGATAAATATCCGCAAATCAGCAAAAGCTGGCGTGCGCACTGGGAAAACCTGAATACGCTGTTCAGCTATCCACCGGATATCCGCAAGGCCATCTACACCACGAACGCAATCGAATCACTGAACAGCGTGATCCGGGCTGCGATTAAGAAACGCAAAGTGTTCCCGACGGATGACTCGGTAAGAAAGGTTATTTATCTGGCGATCAAGGATGCGTCAAAAAAATGGAGTATGCCGATCCAGAACTGGCGGCTGGCAATGAGCCGTTTTATTATCGAGTTCGGTGACCGCCTGAGCGATCACCTTTAA
- a CDS encoding NrsF family protein — translation MGSHEVLIEQLSRDAKPVYRPWTNSRRVIAWLMMALPCGALSSLMFQRVATDWTQPGAVLAVLQLILVFITGTLAIRNAFLLSIAGRKPLSWRWFVPLVVLWLGSVGLSLGQTNTQAHHPDEVNCYVFMMAVSVPMMVLVIGYLRRTRALYPLRTLAVAGAGVACMALTLLSFCHPVEVHPVDFLLHVAAVVTIVLGTMGVGWKWVALR, via the coding sequence ATGGGCAGTCATGAGGTGTTAATTGAACAGCTGAGTCGGGACGCGAAGCCTGTCTATCGTCCCTGGACAAACAGCAGGAGAGTCATTGCCTGGCTGATGATGGCGCTGCCCTGCGGTGCCTTGAGTAGCCTGATGTTTCAGCGTGTCGCCACCGACTGGACACAACCCGGCGCGGTGTTAGCTGTGCTTCAGTTAATCCTGGTGTTTATTACCGGCACGCTGGCTATTCGTAATGCGTTTTTGCTCAGCATCGCCGGGCGAAAACCCTTGAGCTGGCGATGGTTTGTGCCGCTGGTGGTGCTCTGGCTGGGCAGCGTGGGGTTAAGTCTCGGCCAGACGAATACGCAGGCCCATCATCCTGATGAGGTGAACTGTTATGTCTTTATGATGGCGGTGAGCGTGCCGATGATGGTGCTGGTAATCGGTTATTTGCGCCGAACCCGGGCGCTGTATCCGCTGCGAACGCTTGCAGTGGCGGGAGCGGGCGTTGCCTGTATGGCGTTAACGTTGCTTTCGTTTTGTCATCCCGTAGAGGTGCATCCGGTGGATTTTTTGCTGCATGTGGCGGCGGTGGTGACGATTGTACTGGGGACGATGGGCGTGGGGTGGAAGTGGGTTGCGCTACGTTGA
- a CDS encoding sigma-70 family RNA polymerase sigma factor gives MDNDLAPRERWPALMASAQAGDREAYTQLLRAIVPAIRVLVRRQIADSALVDDVIQDVLLTVHRVRHTYDPAFAFLPWLMAIVQARAVDALRRRGRYQQRETDDERAYDGATVENPEHRENEEQLARILDQLPSRQRQIVEHIHLQEMSLAEAAARHNLSIAAVKSLLHRALTNLRRMGANHGQS, from the coding sequence ATGGATAACGATCTCGCCCCGCGTGAGCGCTGGCCCGCGCTAATGGCCTCCGCCCAGGCGGGGGATCGCGAAGCCTATACGCAACTGCTGCGGGCCATCGTCCCGGCCATCCGGGTGCTGGTTCGCAGACAGATTGCCGATAGCGCACTGGTTGACGATGTTATCCAGGATGTCCTGCTGACGGTGCATCGGGTTCGCCACACCTACGACCCGGCGTTTGCGTTTCTTCCCTGGCTGATGGCCATCGTGCAGGCGCGTGCTGTTGACGCGTTGCGCCGCCGTGGGCGTTATCAGCAACGAGAAACGGATGACGAAAGGGCGTATGACGGTGCCACGGTAGAAAATCCGGAACATCGGGAAAATGAAGAACAGCTGGCGCGGATATTAGACCAGCTTCCGTCGCGACAGCGGCAAATTGTTGAACATATCCATTTGCAGGAGATGAGCCTTGCGGAGGCCGCTGCGCGCCATAATCTGAGCATTGCAGCCGTGAAATCATTACTTCACAGGGCATTAACCAATCTTCGCCGTATGGGAGCGAATCATGGGCAGTCATGA
- a CDS encoding protein-disulfide reductase DsbD: MLTAILAAFAGGIILNFMPCVFPVISLKALGLLRHQGNSASARTEGLGFLLGVIFTMMALAAVLLALRAGGTAVGWGFQLQSPLVIAALALIILGAALNLLGVFEVGLSLQRAGEINAEGRGAFVRSALTGALGIVVATPCSAPFMAGAVGYALVQPPVVALAIFLALALGFAAPFTAISLFPGMAKRLPRPGAWMDILKRGLAFPMFGAFAWLVWVLAQQAGTTALAAMLACAVVVSFTAWLYGIAQRRRFTGHSYKVLLAVTVVLFLAAITPLPGVMHTQTAQPESPLADNITEVKWSPQTVAEMRGHGKAIFVNFTASWCITCQVNDRTSLSTQAVKQAISRTGTVYMVADSTKFNADIDDAMNAFGQGGLPLYVVYPADGSAPKVLPQVLTPSIVVNALNQASGKKA; the protein is encoded by the coding sequence ATGCTAACGGCTATTCTGGCCGCCTTCGCGGGCGGCATTATTCTCAACTTTATGCCGTGCGTCTTTCCGGTGATTTCGCTGAAGGCGCTGGGGCTTTTACGTCATCAGGGCAACAGCGCGAGCGCCCGTACGGAAGGGCTGGGCTTTTTGCTTGGCGTTATATTTACCATGATGGCGCTGGCGGCCGTGCTGCTGGCACTGCGCGCCGGAGGAACGGCGGTGGGCTGGGGATTCCAGCTCCAGTCACCGCTGGTGATTGCTGCGCTGGCGTTGATCATTCTGGGGGCGGCGCTGAACCTGCTGGGGGTGTTTGAAGTCGGGTTGTCGCTTCAGCGGGCAGGGGAAATCAACGCCGAAGGGCGCGGTGCGTTTGTGCGTTCAGCCTTAACTGGCGCACTGGGTATTGTGGTGGCTACCCCCTGTTCGGCACCGTTTATGGCGGGGGCCGTGGGTTACGCGCTGGTTCAGCCGCCTGTCGTGGCGCTGGCCATTTTTCTGGCGCTGGCGCTTGGGTTTGCTGCGCCATTTACCGCGATTTCGCTCTTTCCGGGGATGGCAAAACGCTTACCGCGCCCGGGAGCCTGGATGGATATCCTCAAGCGCGGCCTCGCTTTTCCCATGTTTGGCGCTTTTGCCTGGCTCGTCTGGGTTCTGGCGCAGCAGGCGGGAACCACCGCGCTGGCGGCGATGCTGGCCTGTGCCGTGGTGGTGAGTTTTACCGCGTGGCTGTACGGTATTGCCCAGCGCAGGCGATTTACCGGACACAGCTATAAAGTGCTACTGGCGGTGACGGTGGTGTTGTTTCTGGCGGCGATAACGCCGTTGCCGGGCGTTATGCACACGCAAACTGCCCAGCCGGAAAGCCCGCTTGCGGATAACATTACCGAGGTGAAATGGTCGCCACAGACTGTGGCGGAAATGCGCGGTCACGGCAAAGCCATTTTCGTCAACTTCACCGCATCCTGGTGTATTACCTGCCAGGTAAACGATCGCACATCGTTATCCACCCAGGCGGTGAAACAGGCGATTTCCCGCACCGGAACTGTCTATATGGTCGCCGATTCAACTAAATTTAATGCTGATATCGATGATGCGATGAATGCGTTTGGGCAGGGCGGGCTGCCGCTGTATGTGGTCTACCCGGCGGATGGCAGCGCACCGAAAGTGCTGCCGCAGGTGCTTACGCCGTCGATTGTGGTGAATGCCCTGAATCAGGCATCCGGTAAAAAAGCATGA
- a CDS encoding peroxiredoxin, with amino-acid sequence MKPLKTLSAAAVLSFSLFAMSAHAALEVGDKAPDFSLQGALGGKPLTFSLQQALQKGPVVLYFFPAAFTKGCTLEAHAFAEATDDFKKLGATVVGVTAGNVDQVDEFSKLECRDKFAVAADPGAKVAAEYKTLMQMNGKTLSDRTSYVIAPDGKILLSYTDRNPDEHIQKTMDAVKKYAQSHS; translated from the coding sequence ATGAAACCGTTGAAAACGTTGTCTGCCGCCGCTGTACTGAGCTTTTCTCTTTTTGCCATGAGCGCACATGCTGCGCTGGAAGTGGGGGATAAAGCCCCGGACTTTAGCCTGCAAGGGGCGCTGGGCGGTAAACCGCTGACCTTCTCGTTGCAGCAGGCGCTACAGAAAGGGCCGGTGGTGCTCTATTTCTTCCCGGCGGCATTTACAAAGGGCTGTACGCTGGAAGCCCACGCCTTTGCCGAAGCCACGGATGACTTTAAAAAACTCGGGGCAACCGTGGTGGGAGTGACCGCCGGGAATGTCGACCAGGTGGATGAGTTCTCGAAACTGGAGTGTCGCGACAAATTTGCGGTGGCGGCCGACCCAGGAGCAAAAGTGGCGGCAGAGTATAAAACGCTGATGCAAATGAATGGCAAAACTCTGTCTGACCGCACCTCGTACGTTATCGCCCCGGACGGCAAAATCCTGCTGAGTTACACCGACCGTAACCCGGATGAACATATCCAGAAAACGATGGATGCCGTGAAAAAATACGCGCAATCGCACTCGTAA
- the gss gene encoding bifunctional glutathionylspermidine amidase/synthase — protein sequence MRKGKLSSDAPFGTLLGYAPGGVAIYSSNYGSLDPRNYPEDADFRSYISNEYMGHKWQCVEFARRFLFLNYGVIFTDVGMAWEIFSLRFLREVVNDNILPLQAFANGSKRAPQAGALLIWQKGGEFHETGHVAVITQLLDDKIRIAEQNVIHSPLPLGQQWTRELRLSVENGCYTLHDTFNDTEILGWMIQTDDTEHSLPQPEIDGELLKISGARLKNKRQFDGKWLNEDDALQKAYVQANGHFINKDPCQYFTITESAEQELIKATNELHLMYLHATDKVLKDDNLLALFDIPKILWPRLRLSWQWRRHHMITGRMDFCMDERGLKVYEYNADSASCHTEGGLILEEWVKNGYRGNGHNPAEGLLEELTGAWKHSHARPFVHIMQDNDIEEDYHALFIQRSLIQAGFETRILHGLGALSWDSAGQLVDNEGRHVNCVWKTWAWETAIEQIREVSETEYAAVPIRTGHPEGEVRLIDVLLRPEVLVFEPLWTVIPGNKAILPVLWQLFPNHRYLLDTDFEVNALLKQTGYAAKPIAGRCGSNIDLISPQDELLDKSSGKFADRKNIYQQLWCLPKVDGKYIQVCTFTVGGNYGGTCLRGDDTLVVKKESDIEPLIVEKNK from the coding sequence ATGCGTAAAGGAAAGTTAAGCAGTGACGCTCCGTTCGGGACGTTGTTAGGTTATGCGCCGGGTGGCGTGGCGATTTACTCTTCAAATTACGGCAGCCTCGATCCACGTAACTACCCTGAAGACGCGGATTTCAGAAGCTATATCAGCAACGAATACATGGGCCACAAGTGGCAGTGTGTTGAGTTCGCCCGCCGTTTCCTGTTCCTCAACTACGGTGTGATTTTTACCGATGTCGGCATGGCGTGGGAGATCTTCTCTCTGCGCTTTTTGCGCGAAGTGGTGAACGATAACATCTTGCCATTGCAGGCCTTTGCCAATGGCTCAAAACGCGCGCCGCAGGCCGGGGCGTTGCTTATCTGGCAAAAGGGCGGCGAGTTCCATGAAACCGGGCACGTTGCCGTTATTACCCAGCTGCTGGATGATAAGATCCGCATTGCGGAGCAGAACGTTATTCACTCCCCGCTCCCGTTAGGGCAGCAGTGGACGCGTGAACTGCGTCTGAGCGTTGAGAACGGGTGTTACACCCTTCATGACACCTTCAATGACACCGAGATCCTCGGCTGGATGATCCAGACCGATGACACCGAACACAGCCTGCCGCAGCCGGAAATCGACGGCGAGTTGCTTAAAATCAGCGGTGCGCGGCTGAAAAACAAACGTCAGTTCGACGGGAAATGGCTCAACGAAGACGATGCCCTTCAGAAGGCCTACGTGCAGGCGAACGGTCACTTTATCAATAAAGATCCCTGCCAGTATTTCACCATCACTGAAAGCGCCGAGCAGGAACTTATCAAAGCCACCAACGAACTGCATCTGATGTACCTGCACGCCACCGACAAGGTGCTGAAAGACGATAACTTACTGGCGCTTTTCGACATCCCGAAAATCCTCTGGCCGCGTCTGCGTCTTTCCTGGCAATGGCGTCGTCACCATATGATCACCGGTCGTATGGATTTCTGTATGGATGAGCGCGGGCTGAAGGTATACGAGTACAACGCCGATTCCGCTTCCTGCCACACCGAGGGCGGGTTGATCCTTGAAGAGTGGGTGAAAAATGGCTATCGCGGGAATGGCCACAACCCGGCTGAAGGGCTACTGGAAGAACTTACTGGCGCGTGGAAACACAGCCACGCCCGGCCGTTTGTTCACATCATGCAGGACAACGATATCGAAGAGGATTATCACGCCCTGTTTATCCAGCGCTCGCTCATTCAGGCCGGGTTTGAAACCCGGATCCTGCACGGACTTGGCGCGCTAAGCTGGGACAGCGCCGGGCAACTGGTCGACAATGAAGGCCGCCACGTGAACTGCGTGTGGAAAACCTGGGCCTGGGAAACGGCGATTGAGCAAATCCGTGAAGTGAGCGAAACCGAATACGCTGCGGTGCCGATCCGCACCGGGCATCCTGAAGGTGAAGTGCGCCTGATCGATGTGCTGCTGCGCCCGGAAGTGCTGGTGTTCGAGCCGCTGTGGACGGTTATTCCTGGCAACAAGGCGATCCTGCCGGTGCTGTGGCAGCTCTTCCCGAACCACCGTTACCTTCTGGATACCGATTTTGAGGTGAACGCCCTGCTGAAACAGACTGGCTATGCCGCTAAACCGATTGCCGGGCGCTGCGGCAGCAACATCGACCTGATAAGCCCGCAGGATGAACTGCTGGACAAATCCAGCGGCAAGTTTGCTGACCGTAAAAATATCTACCAGCAGCTGTGGTGCCTGCCAAAAGTCGATGGCAAGTATATTCAGGTGTGTACCTTTACCGTGGGCGGGAACTATGGCGGCACCTGTTTGCGCGGGGACGATACGCTGGTGGTGAAAAAAGAGAGCGACATTGAGCCGTTAATTGTCGAGAAAAATAAGTAA
- a CDS encoding thioredoxin domain-containing protein — protein sequence MSLQAQPLEWGHGPHTFEVFLEPTCPFSVKTFNKLNAFLEQAGADKVTVKIRLQSQPWHLFSGVIVRCILAASTLPDGKAAAHKVMQSVADHREEFEFTDHCSGPNMQATPEEIVARIERYSGVQVAEAFARPELQTEIKWHCKYARQNGIHVSPTFMVNGLVQADLGSGDDVEVWAKRVLG from the coding sequence ATGAGCTTACAGGCGCAACCGCTTGAATGGGGTCACGGCCCACACACTTTCGAAGTGTTCCTGGAACCAACCTGCCCTTTCTCGGTTAAAACATTCAACAAGTTAAACGCGTTCCTGGAACAGGCGGGTGCAGATAAGGTGACGGTCAAAATCCGTTTACAGTCTCAGCCGTGGCATCTGTTTTCCGGCGTGATTGTGCGCTGCATTCTGGCGGCGTCCACATTGCCGGATGGCAAAGCCGCAGCGCACAAGGTGATGCAGTCCGTGGCCGATCATCGCGAAGAGTTTGAGTTTACCGACCACTGTAGCGGCCCGAATATGCAGGCGACGCCAGAAGAGATCGTCGCGCGCATTGAACGTTACAGCGGGGTACAGGTTGCAGAGGCGTTTGCCCGCCCGGAATTGCAAACCGAGATTAAGTGGCACTGTAAATATGCGCGCCAGAACGGTATTCACGTCTCCCCGACGTTTATGGTCAATGGCCTGGTGCAGGCGGATTTGGGCAGTGGCGATGACGTAGAAGTGTGGGCGAAACGGGTTCTGGGATAG